From Alloacidobacterium dinghuense:
TATACAGCTCGCGCGCCTCCAGCCGCAGCTCCTCTTGCTCGATCTTCACAGTAAAAACTTTCTTCCGCGCCACGTCATCAGGAGCGCTGCCCAAAAACCAAACCAGCAGTTTGCTAGGTTCAATCTCTTGCCGTCCCGCAAACGGATTCCGCACCACCACCCCGCGCATTTCCTCAGCCGTCCGCAAAACGACCTCCGGCCGGAAGCCGAAGCCTTTCTCAATCCCATCGCCAATCCGCTTGGCAATTTTCCGCAGATCCCGCTCCTTCGTTCGAAACACAACATTCCCGCTCTGAATAAAAGTCGCCACGTCCTCAAACTTCAGCGACTCATAGAGCGCCCGTAGCGCCTCCATCTTGATAATCTTCTGCCCGCCCAGGTTCACGCCCCGCAGCATCGAAATCACGACCGTCATAACGCATCGAGTGTAATCCGCGCACAGAAAACTTCCTACGCCTCTTCAATTTCGTCGAGAATGGGGCATGAGCGCGGCCGCCCCATCGAGAAAACCGTCTTCATCAGCTACCGCCGCACCAACGCCTTCGGCGCTGTGTCAAGCCCCTCAAACCAAATAATTCCTCTAAGTCACACATTCCAAAGCGAAGAAAGCAAGGCGGGCTTGGCGTACTATTTCGCCGAAACTGCTAAACTGGAAATAGAGAGAAAAAAGCCCGCCGAGACCCGGCGGGCTTTCGTGTTTTTTGGGAAG
This genomic window contains:
- a CDS encoding DUF1697 domain-containing protein translates to MTVVISMLRGVNLGGQKIIKMEALRALYESLKFEDVATFIQSGNVVFRTKERDLRKIAKRIGDGIEKGFGFRPEVVLRTAEEMRGVVVRNPFAGRQEIEPSKLLVWFLGSAPDDVARKKVFTVKIEQEELRLEARELYIYFPDGQGKSKLSLPAVDRALKVLGTGRNWNTVRKLMEMAEKLEG